ctttaaaatttaaataaatactaGTATTCAATCTGCAGAGGcgtacatatacacgtaAATACTCATGTTCACATACGTAGacatacacgtatatatatttatgtacacacTCACGTATGTCGTATTCTCTTTTCCTTCTTTCTGAAGTTATATTAGAAAATACGATCGAAGATAGAAAAAGTATTGATGTCGACCTAGACATATCAATAAATTTTTGTGAATTTCTGTTCAGTAAACTAGTTTGTCAtacaaattatgaaaatgacAATTTAACATACTCCTTCAGTTTTAATTGTTTAAGGAGGCATCTATGTTCAGTAATTAgttcctttttaaatttcaacAACTCAACCTCAAGGAGGAAAATTGAAACTGCTTTTACAAATCAactgtaatattatattacatattataagACATATGATGATTTTACGTTAATATTTGcaaattatgataaaaaaatgaaaagtataaaagagtcaaaaaatgtttaaacgAACAATATAACTCTAGCTGCTCGCGTGTGcgtcatatgtatatgcaaaatattattacttttattaatcCTCATttgaaacttttttttttatacttgtAACTGGAAAATTATCATAGATTAAACCTGACGAAGCAgctatttgaaaatataaaaattgaaaatgacCTAGAGCTGAAAATATCTTACACCGAATTTTTATGGAGGGCCTTCAGAAGAGTTGATTTAAGCACATTCAATATAAAACGTTTTCACGTGAATATAGAAACATtagagaaattaaaaaattttaaaatattaaagtttGATGAAGAATGCATAAATTGGCTGAaggaagaaaattttttggaCGGAAAGTGCATCATTGAAAATGGTTAagatatttaatttttgctttttctgACTTACAtgtttatactttttttttttttttttttttgcacgtTCACGAAGTTGTTTTTGGATAAATTGTAAACCATATTCTGCTCCATTTTGTTCCATTTTAccatgtttttttcttttttttatttttaaatatctcACATGTCAGGGTCATTCATAATAAGTggcaataaaaaatacgtGAAGAAGGAATGTACATTGTGCTATTTGGGAAAGTCCtctatgtttttatattacgtAGAGTcaaaatgaggaaaaaaataagtcatgatatatacatgtacatatatatatatatatatatgtatatatatgtttacacCTATTTTCACTTCTTACTAAATTAGGACAATGTAGAAGAAGATGAAAAATGTAAGATAGAAGTTCCATACTACCACATAACATCAGCATATTTCAAgaataaagatatttttacCTTGGAATGCAAAGCAATAGTTGAACAGACGAATATTTTTTGCCTGtggtaatataatatttcttattctactttatcatttttgaaatgttattatatacatatattttttttgtaactaTGCTGTCTAGGGGAGAGGATGTAAAAAACTCAATTGATCATGAGACAATTAATAAGTTTACTTTGTCAATAGAAGTAAAGAAAAGctcaaaagaaataaagaatatcATGAATTCACTTTTAGACACGTAAGAAGAAGCTAATAAAGGAACagcaaatattatatgtacacacaaaaaaaaaaaaaaaaaaaaatgcaattttacccttttttattttcatttgaaaaaaaaaaagattaagtctaaaattagaaaaagaagaacaaaaaagaCAAAAGTGCGATATCCAAACGAATGCACATAATAagcaatataaaaagaaggaaGATAAAGTCAGATTAAGCTACTTCAGCGTAATactaaaatgttataaaatggAGAATTATAAACTAAATAAGAAGCATATAACAGAAATAAGTTTTATTTcgtttctttcattttttttttttttttgcgctCATTTAAGGAGGATAATATAGTGGAACGACTACAAGATTCTCCTTTAACTTCGAACTCATCGTTTAAAGATAAAGACATAAggtaaaaagtaaaatattactaaaaaataagtactcatgtatatgtgtgtgcgTAAATTCCAGCATTCGtatatttgttaatataaaatcaaCGTTAAATGAATACCGTAAGTGAAAACTAGCGCTGCGACCTTTCGTTACATGCACAAAATAACACTGATAGCTTTTCGAAATTTGACAAAAATAATGGCATatcaattaatttttttagcgAAAAATTGCTAAGAAATAAcacaagaaaaagaatagaaACTTTAAAATGTAAAGGTTCGGACAAAAgagaaacagaaaaaagtAGAGATTGCACTTTGGCGCAACAGCGTGAGTATATGTACACaagtaaatacatatataatttcgtacatatatttaatagtaACAAAAAGGAATTATAACTATCTATATAGTCCTATGTGAGCATATCCTCTCATGAACAATATATAAACTagaaaaacgaaaatttaaacaaatgCTCATTCGTGTTTTGcatatttgataaaaattttaacttagttgagaagaaaaagaaaaacctGGAAAAAGAGTGtaagttaaaatataacaaattgtcagagcaaaaaaattatgtaaaggGTTATGAAGATAATGgcgattttaaaaaacagcCGGAGAATGAGCATTTCCTGATGAATTACAAGTTAGACATAAGCACACCACAGGTATAGTTAGGAAAGCaggaaaaaacagaaaataaTAGTCTATTGTTTCTTAAAAATCAGCATTGTTACTATTCATTTGGTCTAGTAAGAAAACaccatatatatgcacacacgTATAATCATCTCTATGAACATCAATATAACTATCTTCATAAACTTATTCATAAATACTTTTGCAAAcgatatttcattttataatgtattaGGTTAGAATAAAAGGCCACAATATCATAGAAAGAGATAGTGACACTGAAATAAtcatagaaaaaataatttcttgccataaagaaaagaaggaaaaatttaaaatgaatCTAAAGAAGAATTTTTGTGATGCTCTTAACGAAATAGATAACCATATAAAATCATTGATAGAGGTATATACTTCTCAAATTAAAAGGGGTTAACAAAATGGAAGAAAACGATTAAATAAATGAGGATTTCACAGACATGTGCCTCCTTcctcattttattatttacatgaaCACATCtctttataaaatacatgtatataacgCTGCTAAAATGGCTCTTTTATGGTTGACAGGAAATGTTAAAGAGCTAAAAGGTGataacatatgtatgtgtacgtacatatatttatgtatatatatatatattttttctttacatatAGAAGCAGAAGATTAGACGAGATGAATTACATAAGAAAtacgagaaaaaaaagaaaagcataATGTTCAGTactgaaaaagaaatatctATGTTAACCAAGGAAATGAATGTAACAATATGTAAAACAAGGGAAACATTGTTTCCTTATAAAATACACGTGCTTCTACACTTTTAAAAGATgcgaaaataaattaacttccccatatgcatatatacatatgtactcacatatacatgtacacataaatGCATGTATATCCAAATACGTGTTACTTCTTAATTCAGGTTTTAATTGAGAGTATGAAAAAGATTAgcgtaaataaaaatgacgTAAAAAAGGTATACGAGGAGgggaaatttattttctgtaCAAGCGAAATATTAAACAAGAGTCAAGGGCTTGTCAAGGTACCCTCACATGCTTATATATGGTGATAACAAATGTTGCTACAAAAGTTGTCtgacatatttacatattataacaaaatttatttatccttttttcagaagataaaagaaaatttagaaaaaatgaacactGATATAATTGGAAAGGAAAAGGAATACAAcaagaggaaaaaattatgcttCAAGGCTTTGGCCACTGCATATGAATGAACTTATGCACGTGCACACCTGCGTggaagtacatatatacgcatacatacatatgtatctacataaatatatgtatatatatatggccACACGTGTATTAATAATGAGAAATTATCCATATCACTGCAGTACATTTATGATTGTCGTCTTAATATCAGCACTTTTGATTAGTCTTTTTTTCCGATAAGTATTTGCCGTTTATGcttacacatgtatatacattacaTGAAATATGTgcatgcattttttttttttttaattcaaacGAACAATTTCCAATCAGAATGTAATATTGTGTCCTGGTTGTAatgtaacaaaattaatttttttttttttttcgttttcatAAATATCTAAAATGTTTACAAGTTCTGTTGTAGCTTCTCTGTATTTCTCCCCACCTAAACAAAACACGTCCATTCCTATGCCCAAAGACATTTTACTATTCAAATCAAAATGACtctaaaaaggaaaaaaaaacaaaaaacaggGATATTATTTTGAACAGGAATTCAGAAATACATCCTGAGTGGTGTATCAGACGTATGCACAGCAAAGACTTACAGTTCGCTATATAtgcacttatatatatacccccaaatatgtacatatgtacgtacatacgtatatatatatacatatatatttatatatatatggatataaaTAGATGCGTGTGGATTTGTGTATAATGCATTGTATTGATGAACGGGAAGTTTCATATGGGGGGGCAACTTACCAGCACTGCTTGTTCAGGAGACATGTGAAAATGATCGTATAATGAACGCGGTTTATATATACCAATAGGTAAAATAGCTAAATCGatattaccattttttaaaataatattaacataatttttaatttgcaAAAAATGACAAGAATAAGCCGAATGACcactataaaaaatagaagcaTTTGACAAAGTATcatgaattaaaaaagatcCTGGCAggtatacatttttatccAAACAAAAATATCTATGACTATTGGTTAAAGTaggtaaataataaaaagatatattttcaaaagttaatttattaaacCAATTTAAAGGATAAACAACAGgaaaatttctttttgtcAAATATCTCCTTATGTTCATACCGCCAATTACTATACTGCTATctcttaatataattttttttaacgtaCTTATATCCATTGTATCAAATCTATTAttacttaataaaataaaatcaataTTCGGTAAATACTCAAAAGATATGCCAGCTTTTATTGTTCTTTTAATACCTAACACGTTATATAATCCTATTCGGTTTGACAATACTGGatctattaatatattaaaattttttaactgaATTAAAATGCTCATATGTccaatataaataacattaaatttttcatccattatttttttttttactttcaaGGGAGTTACGTAAGAAATCCTTTCAGGCCATATTGCATTTATCTCTTCATTATCAGTTAACGGTTTTTTATCTACATATCCACCATTGTTGTTTGAAGGAATTTCTTTCACagtacttttatttatactacTACCATTGCACATATTGGTTCTATCTACATCCATATGAAATGCAAATCCAAAATGATTAGCTAAcctttttgtaatatatttttttattttatttttttcttccacaTTTTTACCTTTGAGAAGAGTTTGAAATAAAggagaataaatatatcgatctaaataaaaataaagaaaagccactttttttttaaaactcaGGTTAGCAGTCAAGATGTTGTTGTGCGTGTAATAAGGTAAAAAGGCGTTTAttagttttttcatttgaatgTTCTACGTTTTTtacgttattttttttttcttatcttttttatatttccctTTCGCTCTGTACATTGCAAATACATTCAACGCATTTTATAtgtgtttacatttttaaagatGAAAAACTTTAAGCACTTACAATTTTTCAATTCTTCAAAATTTGTATGTTCACTAGCGTGTATGGCTATGCCAGTTGGTATTATGTacatctttttatatttttttttttttttttttttttatttctatgtCTATCCAAGTATTACAACCATATTAactatttctttaaaattatacgtataagaattttaaagcataaaatatatcatcaGTTGGCATAAAGTGCGCCTTATTCATATTTGaactattttattaaaaactcatgttttaatatgaaacttattttattttttttatacttcgTCCATTCAGCCGTTAAATAAtgattaattttgtttttcttttttcttgtgCAATATTGTAGGATTAGcttttttttggtaaaatAATCTTATAAATAGAAGTTATTCGTATATCCTCTTCATTATAGTgtcacatatacatatatatatatatacatatacatatatatatatatatacatatacatatatatatatatatacatatacatttacataacatatacatatatatacgtaaaacGTTTACGGAAAATATCCGCTCGCATTGTCATTCATATGCTGttctgaaaaaaaagatgaactGAAGATGTTAGAAGATGTTAATACGATCATATGTAATGGGCTCAAATAAAAAGAActatatcttttctttttttttttatctgtaaaataaatatctcagaaaaaaaaaaaagttataccATCACacaaaatacataaaacTTCCTAGTGttaagaaaatgtaaaattaataataaattttaaaaaaataaagaaatgcTGAATTTCTAGGATACGTGAAAATGTGAAacgtacaattttttttttttttttatttacaattcGAGTCTCAAATAAGGTAATCGGAagaaatagaataaaataaaataaagcaaattaCGAACAAATAAAAGCGAAATAAAAGCGaattaaaagagaaataaaagcGAAATAAAAGCGAATTAAAAgcgaaataaaaatgaaataaaaatgatataaaaatgatataaataatgtaatacacacgtaaaatgaaaaaaaaaaatacacatatgATAACGAACACCGTAAAAATTGGAACATTTCTAACATATTAATTAAAGCCAATACGAGATTTTTAATTTGATAAAGAACAATATCACAGATAAATTGtgatattacaaataatttataatataaaaaataatttgtgaTGTCACACATATATCTTAGCATCATACATAACTTGTTATATCACACTTAAAGCAAAATATCATAAGCATGATTGTAAAAGgtcataaatatacatatatacgtaaatgtgtacatatatatatacctgtatggatatttaatatgtatatatatatatatatatatgtatatgtatatataacgaACCCTGGACTTCAAGAATTTTACGAATTAACACTTAGAAGTACTGCATCTGATCATTATAgaagtttatattatttcttttttttttttctttttttttatttctccaTATATGAAGGGCTCGTTTCCGGTGGTAataactttatatttttttattttttacttacgAATACAAACAGTTATGTAAGATTAAAAGggtaaagaaaatataacataagaGAAAGAATATAGAATGGCACTGATTGATGTGCGCACTAGAATGCATTAATGTTGCAttttatatagaataaaaaaaaaaaaaaaaaaaaagatgaacaACTGTTAAAgtttatttgtacatatatgtttaaatatattgtacatataaatacatggGTACTATTAGTGTCACTGGTAAATTTATAGGCATAAATTGGctcttataattttactttttttttttttgttttaatggTAGTCATCCTTCACAATTCATGAGAGAGAATGCGTATAATAAGAATGTTTTGGAAAGAtcgaaaatttaattaaaggggttaaacatatttttctttgttttaaGTTAGTGTACTCTCCTACGTGTTCACCAAACATTTgctaatatgtatatatacataccttgaatgtgtgcatataagtatatatatatatttacatatgcgCATGTGTGTACGTCTACAGGTGCATAGCTCAACGCGTACGTACTCGTATAGAAAACGCAagtagcatttttttttttttttgttctttcaATTGCTGCCTTTTCCCATTTATTTCacaatctttttttttttttttttttttttaatgtgttCTCCGCTATACACTTTTTGTTTCAGTTTCAGTTTTAGggttaatttttgttttagtattcatttttatttttatttttattttattttttttttttttcttattaaaatttgGAAGTagtctatatttttaagtaaaaaaagctTTGCATGCTATAACTGAGCAAAAGGATGGGcaattatgataatataaatatcaaTGGTAGTAAGAAAGATGATAGAAGGTTTACGTCGAGTGTTAAGAAAAGTACCTCGTTAAAGAGTTCTTTAACATGTCATGAAAAGAAAACGAAAAGTTATAAATTGGACAAACATAGCGATGAAGATAAGtgtaaattaaatgaaaaatatgcatCATGCAAAATATctaatgaaaagaaaaagctaTTGAAAAGTATGAAAAAAGTAAGTACTAAGGGTTATTGTATGGACAAATTTAAGACAGTGTCTAGAAATGTAGAATGTTATAACAGAATGAGTAAAATCACTCACAAAGGTAATAGTTCAAAAAGAGCTCAAACAGTATCAAGAAAAATCGCacgtaatagtaataacaacgCAAATGGaagtaatagtaacagtaatagtaacagcaacagtagtaatataagaaaaattataaatttaaggAGAAAGGAATTACCCTCGACCCTAAATAGTATTTGTAGTAGACCAGATAACAGAAGAAAaagcatattaaaaaaagatatacatCATTATGTTGAAGAGaatgtaaagaaaaagaatagcGATCATGATAgggtaaaaaatgaaaatagcaACAGTAACGAACAAATTATTGGTAAGATGATCATAAATAAAGGAAGCATTGATTTATTATctacatataatacatataatggAATAAGGAAGcaagaaaataagaataaatgtTTACATGATGAACATGCATTGAATTTGTTAGAAACCAAAACTAGTATAACAACGAAGAACAGTATTAAGAATGAAGacatacaaataaaacaaaataaattagagcagattaacaaaataaattgcTATGAACGTAACATAAATAACAGTGTAAATCATAATTCTGTCAAACGCGTAAAGGAGAGAAGTAATAGCGCGAAAATGACTATATTACCAAAGTTTGAATTATCTAATCCATCTAGAGTAGCAACCCTATCTCACATTTCTAGTAGGGATATGCCAAGAGGTAACCATTCAGAGGGATACAGAATTTATGAAAATCACGTTAATGGAATAGCCGAACGTAGAAATGTTTCAAGTAAAAGAAATTCAATAACGGCATATAGGGATGTTTCATGTAGTAGCAATGTGAAAGAGGATATGCCAAATAGGCATAGTGACGTTTTAACAAATAAGTATATGTCATATTTGAATAAGGAttgcataatatttttagagaaaaatagaaaaatggtaaatgataattatattaagggaaattttcataatatgcTAAAGTATATAAGTCATCATAATGGTAAATCTGACTTAGTgaggaaaaaaggaatacaCTCCATTATCGAAAAgggaaatgaaaatatgcaTAGAAATTTATTGTATTCGAAACCTCCTGATTCTATTTATGAAGAAGGGGAAGTAAAGTTTAATTGTGTTAAAGCTACTACAGATGATTTTAATATGCAAAAAGggtcatataaatataataaacattttgACCATTCTGAACAAGTTAAACcttttaaacatttattatataacagTACATCCCCAATAGAGATgttaaataaagaattaagaacatataaaaagtatgACCATACAGATGTagattcaaaaaaaaattacactgctaagaattttttcattaatacaAACTATGacaattttaagaaatattctTCGTTACCCAATTGTAGTGATAATGAGATTATTGCTAATAGATATTACAcagataatttttattccaaaatgttaaaaaataaaaataaggataATTTGAATGGAAACACATATTCAAATTGTAGCAGAGATTTTAGTAGGAGAAAAGTCATAAATGGGAAAAgccatttaaaaaatggcaATTATTTAGAAAGTGTAAATTATGTATCATGTGATAAAGACATAAGTGACCCCATAAAAGAAGAAGACAGtttgaatttttatgataattcCAATTATAGGATTAACTGGAATAGTTTGAAGTGTCCTAACAGttataagaattattatacttataatGATTTGAGTCAGCAAGTTTTTAGAAAGAATATATACCCAGACGCTAGAGATGTAAACACAAATGAGTTTTACAAAAGCTACAATAATGTGCTAGACAGAggtataaaaaatggaattatCGCATCGAAAATTTGTAATGGGGATGATATGATGACTATTATGAACAATAAAAGTGACAACACAAATTACACCAAAAATGAAAGTATAAATGAGTTTCATCCATTAGTAAGGAGCGATAGGGAAAAtacacttttaaaaaattgttatgaGGATCTGAACAATTTATCTACCTTTGTAAAGGATAATAATTACTACTCTCATATAAACATGAATTGTTTCAGAACTTCTCCTTTACGTtcaaataaatgtaataaatacgaacatgtacatatttccCCCAATGTGACCAACTCTTCAAAAATTGTATTGCAACAATATGCTGAGGATGGTAACTTAGTCGGGGTGAAGTTCCCCCAAAATGAACGCGAaattgataataataataataacaaaagcaacgatgataataataataataatagcaataacaatgataacaataaattaaataaaagtagcgttcatatttttaaaaaaatatacatagatCATAATCTGAGCAATATACAAAATAGGAATGAATATAATGCAGACAGAAAGGATAATTCGGAGCGGAATATCTTATCTTCCTATGTACCTCTAAATATGgaacataaaataagtaaaatagaTGATGAAAGATTTATCAagtatgataaaaattatatacatgaaaaaaacgacaatattataaatgaaaagagaAATCAAACAAAcgattatcaaaaaaaatataccatATCTAATAATTCCTCTACGGATGAATGTCAAAGCAGTAcagaattgaaaaaatatgcgTTTAATGAAGCTACTTATTTAAGTCATGAATGTGTCCtagaaaaaggaaagataGAAAGCAACCCCCTTAGAAATTATCACACTATTACTGATAAAGTAGTACCTAATGAAgaggaaaaatatgaacagttaaggaaaaataagTTCATCACAAATGTGAACATGTTAAATAACCCCATGTATATAAGgaattatgtaataaataatgcCTATAAATTTACTAatgacataaataataattctaataatCAAGAtgataatgtaaatatgtattttcatAACAGAAGAATGGACATGGTAGACCATCAGAATTATACTATcaataattttcttatgaAAAATGAGAGGGAAGAAAGTAATAACATCGTAAATATGAACACCATTACCTTTCCActgcaaaaaaataatgagatCATTAATGATAcactaaataaaaatattatgctgaaaaatagtattaataatagtagtagtgaTAAAATTCAAAGCAGCCTAGTGCctattaatagtaatatattacaCCCTTGCGAAGTAAACGGTAGTATCAGTAATACTTCTTTAAATGATAAGAAGAAGGACTTAGTAAATAGTAATGTAATAATCACGTCTAGTTCTAATCTGAAAATGAAAAGCAGTACCCTAGTAAATGTTGGACAGAGTAATAAGGCGCCAtgcaaaaatgtaaacaGCGTAAATGGAGTAAATAGCATGAATAGCGTAAATAACGAAAGCAATGTGATGGTGAACGACGATTTACCAACTACGGACACTTCATTAACTGGTAAAAGAATGAATGTTAGCATTGCTCATCATCTAAATAATTACacgaataaaaatatatcttgtACCAGTAAGAACGATACTTGTACAAAGGTACAAAACAAAGGAAGAGAAAATATAAGCATAGGAACAAATAACAACATTTTCCCCAAAACAGTAGTACTCCATTTAAATAGTGCAAAAAGTAAGGacgacaaaaaaaaagggctAGGTACGTGCAAATCGATTTGCAAtagtgatatatataactatttaAGGAATACGCATACTAAAACGCTAACAAATTTTCATCGCACTGTGTCGTATAGAAAACAAAGCTCAAAAATGAACGTGTCAGACAGGGCTATTCcagaaattaaattaaaaaatggggGTCCATTAGAAAGTGCAACTACAGCCATAACTACAACTGAAAATGAAGTAGATACAAAGAAGATTGTAAAAAAGGCGGTGGTTATCGGATGTAACTATTTGAATGATGTGGGAGGTAACAGACTTTACGGATCAGTAAATgatgcttatattttttgtagagctttagttaaatattttgatttcATGCCTGATAATATTTTGCTACTAACTGACAGCTTACCGTCAAACGCATATATTTACGAGGATTTTGATATAGAtagaaaaaagtatataaaagaagaatatatttatgcaaatGATGAGAAAAAAgtcgaaaaaaataatttttttaatttatttaataaaagtagtacatatgataaagaaaaaataaatacaaaaatgataGATAGCAATTCATGCAGAAATGtagatattaaaaatgtagatTTTTCATCAGAAAATAttagttttaatttatgGCCAAccagaataaatatattaaaagcaGTAAACTGGCTAGTTCGAGATTCAGCTCCTTTTGGttcatatgttttttattttgcaggGAAAAGTGTTCAGGTCGATAACATGAGTGGATGGGAGGGTGAAGGATATGATGAAGCATTTCTTTGTTCTGACCCTTTTAGTAGAAATTATGCACATAATGTAATAACAACTGTTCAGTTAAAAGATTTATTattaagtataaatataagtgCACAGATGACTATTATTTTGGATTGTTCAGGTGGACAAACAATTTTGGATCCAGCAGGAACTGAAAATTCTTTgtcatatataaaaggatGTAAGCAAAAGGGTATATGGCCAATTGCTAATCCTACGAATAAAGTACATAAGGCTGTTTATGATATAACAATTTTGAATCATATtagtatgaaaaaatatttttgtaaatcaAGATATTCTAAATTAATTGAAGTGGAATCTACATCTGCTATGATTGATCCTTTGTTGCAGTCTATCTCATCTTTACCAGTTGCACCAAAGGCATATTGCTTATGTGCGGCTACATGGGAACAGACATCTATAGAAGGGTTATTTCCAACTGTAGAATTTGCTAGAGTGACACAAATAAAG
This genomic interval from Plasmodium brasilianum strain Bolivian I chromosome 13, whole genome shotgun sequence contains the following:
- a CDS encoding metacaspase-3; translation: MGNYDNININGSKKDDRRFTSSVKKSTSLKSSLTCHEKKTKSYKLDKHSDEDKCKLNEKYASCKISNEKKKLLKSMKKVSTKGYCMDKFKTVSRNVECYNRMSKITHKGNSSKRAQTVSRKIARNSNNNANGSNSNSNSNSNSSNIRKIINLRRKELPSTLNSICSRPDNRRKSILKKDIHHYVEENVKKKNSDHDRVKNENSNSNEQIIGKMIINKGSIDLLSTYNTYNGIRKQENKNKCLHDEHALNLLETKTSITTKNSIKNEDIQIKQNKLEQINKINCYERNINNSVNHNSVKRVKERSNSAKMTILPKFELSNPSRVATLSHISSRDMPRGNHSEGYRIYENHVNGIAERRNVSSKRNSITAYRDVSCSSNVKEDMPNRHSDVLTNKYMSYLNKDCIIFLEKNRKMVNDNYIKGNFHNMLKYISHHNGKSDLVRKKGIHSIIEKGNENMHRNLLYSKPPDSIYEEGEVKFNCVKATTDDFNMQKGSYKYNKHFDHSEQVKPFKHLLYNSTSPIEMLNKELRTYKKYDHTDVDSKKNYTAKNFFINTNYDNFKKYSSLPNCSDNEIIANRYYTDNFYSKMLKNKNKDNLNGNTYSNCSRDFSRRKVINGKSHLKNGNYLESVNYVSCDKDISDPIKEEDSLNFYDNSNYRINWNSLKCPNSYKNYYTYNDLSQQVFRKNIYPDARDVNTNEFYKSYNNVLDRGIKNGIIASKICNGDDMMTIMNNKSDNTNYTKNESINEFHPLVRSDRENTLLKNCYEDLNNLSTFVKDNNYYSHINMNCFRTSPLRSNKCNKYEHVHISPNVTNSSKIVLQQYAEDGNLVGVKFPQNEREIDNNNNNKSNDDNNNNNSNNNDNNKLNKSSVHIFKKIYIDHNLSNIQNRNEYNADRKDNSERNILSSYVPLNMEHKISKIDDERFIKYDKNYIHEKNDNIINEKRNQTNDYQKKYTISNNSSTDECQSSTELKKYAFNEATYLSHECVLEKGKIESNPLRNYHTITDKVVPNEEEKYEQLRKNKFITNVNMLNNPMYIRNYVINNAYKFTNDINNNSNNQDDNVNMYFHNRRMDMVDHQNYTINNFLMKNEREESNNIVNMNTITFPLQKNNEIINDTLNKNIMLKNSINNSSSDKIQSSLVPINSNILHPCEVNGSISNTSLNDKKKDLVNSNVIITSSSNLKMKSSTLVNVGQSNKAPCKNVNSVNGVNSMNSVNNESNVMVNDDLPTTDTSLTGKRMNVSIAHHLNNYTNKNISCTSKNDTCTKVQNKGRENISIGTNNNIFPKTVVLHLNSAKSKDDKKKGLGTCKSICNSDIYNYLRNTHTKTLTNFHRTVSYRKQSSKMNVSDRAIPEIKLKNGGPLESATTAITTTENEVDTKKIVKKAVVIGCNYLNDVGGNRLYGSVNDAYIFCRALVKYFDFMPDNILLLTDSLPSNAYIYEDFDIDRKKYIKEEYIYANDEKKVEKNNFFNLFNKSSTYDKEKINTKMIDSNSCRNVDIKNVDFSSENISFNLWPTRINILKAVNWLVRDSAPFGSYVFYFAGKSVQVDNMSGWEGEGYDEAFLCSDPFSRNYAHNVITTVQLKDLLLSINISAQMTIILDCSGGQTILDPAGTENSLSYIKGCKQKGIWPIANPTNKVHKAVYDITILNHISMKKYFCKSRYSKLIEVESTSAMIDPLLQSISSLPVAPKAYCLCAATWEQTSIEGLFPTVEFARVTQIKPMIDLEQVGKNKKINEKKLGNKCEVGKNKHKKILSNVHKLGTEKKSIYEKNFSFSLNVMKLFFNNSTSGINNNSTNYNKDYDKMRKDEEENAEEKKIKHSSLHYDNDNNVKHAVSNESDDSDYSVNTTSNEEIFNNCKGKDNYVLVSHGVFTYCLIEAIIEFKEIELKNNIFEQRNAKFLPMTLKNLINVIQKKIQNVKNNKLKKLDQKPEFTIHPGANASTNNYFVHYSKNIHFQNYKCDFMHSDLSPFLNVNKAWEEINKNTLKNRKSLSVTSTLINTASSKYFTAESNKIKNSYSLRC
- a CDS encoding N-acyl-phosphatidylethanolamine-hydrolyzing phospholipase D, whose protein sequence is MYIIPTGIAIHASEHTNFEELKNCKNVEEKNKIKKYITKRLANHFGFAFHMDVDRTNMCNGSSINKSTVKEIPSNNNGGYVDKKPLTDNEEINAIWPERISYVTPLKVKKKIMDEKFNVIYIGHMSILIQLKNFNILIDPVLSNRIGLYNVLGIKRTIKAGISFEYLPNIDFILLSNNRFDTMDISTLKKIILRDSSIVIGGMNIRRYLTKRNFPVVYPLNWFNKLTFENISFYYLPTLTNSHRYFCLDKNVYLPGSFLIHDTLSNASIFYSGHSAYSCHFLQIKNYVNIILKNGNIDLAILPIGIYKPRSLYDHFHMSPEQAVLSHFDLNSKMSLGIGMDVFCLGGEKYREATTELVNILDIYENEKKKKINFVTLQPGHNITF